The Microscilla marina ATCC 23134 genome includes the window TTTTGAAGTAATAGGTGAAGCCCAAAACGGGCAGGAAGGGCAACAAGTAGTAGACACGCTCAAACCTGACTTGATCTTTCTGGACATAGAAATGCCTTTGTTGAATGGTTTTGAAATGCTCCGCAAGCTTCACCATTTGCCCATAGTTATTTTTGCTACAGCTTACGACCAATACGCTATTCAGGCGTTTGAAGAAAACTCGATAGACTACTTACTTAAACCCATCTTGCCCGAAAGACTTGAGCGCAGTATTCAAAAGCTTCATCGGTTTGAAGCAGAGTCAACTGCAGGCGAGCAGCACGCCCAGTCTATTCAGCAACTTTTGCAGCAACTACAGCCCACCAAAGCCATTACGGGAATTCCTATTCAGGTAGGCGACACCATTCGTTTGGTGCCATTGACTAATGTAACGCATTTTGAGGCAGATGGTAAGTATGTATATTTGCACACACCCGACCAAAACAAACACCTGGTGGACTATACCTTGACTACACTTGATGACAAACTTCCAGAGCAGTTTGTGCGGGTACACAAGTCGTACATTGTCAATAGTGAGTTTATCAAGCAATTTGAAAAATACTTTCGGGGACGCTATATCTTACACCTTAATGATAAAGAAGGCACTAAAGTTACTTCTGGCGCCAGCTTTTCTGATAGGGTCAAGGCGTTGTTTGAGCTTTAAAAATAGTGAAGAGTAAAACTAAAAATAGCGGCAGGGTATGAAAAAAATAAGATGGATTGTTCAGGAAAATAATTATGCAACTGCCGACCGGGATAAAATAATAGCTGCCTGTCAACAGTTGCAACTGCCTTATGAATTGGTGCAAGTAATTCCTTTTGCCACTACTTTGCCTGATTTCTCAATAGATAAGCACCACGAAAACATCTATTATGGCTCTACCACTATGATGGAGCGGGTGTATAACGATTTGGGGCAACCTGCGGGTTTGTTTTATGATGAAACCACTTTTACCATGGGCAATTATATCAATCAATGGAAGGCGTCTATGCTATCTTCAGAAGGCGAGGTGCTTATATTCAAGCAATTGAGAGAAAGAGATTACCCTCAGGATACCCGGTTTTTTATCCGACCCAATGCCGATTCAAAGGCTTTTGCCGGAATGGTACTTACATTTGCCGAAATTAAAAGCTGGTATGATAAGGTAGTGCAAAACGAGGCTGAAACTGTCAATGCCACCACCGAAATTTTCTTTAGTACTGCTTACCACATCGAAAAAGAATGGCGAAATATTGTGGTCAATGGCAAAGTGGTCACAAGTACTGCTTACCGAAAATCATTTGAGTTGTATAAGTCAGCTACCGATGTGCCACCAGAGATGATCAGGTTTGTAGAAGAAAGATGCCGTGAGTACCAACCACACGATATTTTTGCGATGGATGTGGCAAAGTGCAGTGGCGAACATGAGTACTATATTATAGAGTGTGGTTGCGCCAATTCTATTGGGTTTTATCACTG containing:
- a CDS encoding LytR/AlgR family response regulator transcription factor, with product MNIPKTNKRYKTIIIDDEALARDRLQRLLKAHTDVFEVIGEAQNGQEGQQVVDTLKPDLIFLDIEMPLLNGFEMLRKLHHLPIVIFATAYDQYAIQAFEENSIDYLLKPILPERLERSIQKLHRFEAESTAGEQHAQSIQQLLQQLQPTKAITGIPIQVGDTIRLVPLTNVTHFEADGKYVYLHTPDQNKHLVDYTLTTLDDKLPEQFVRVHKSYIVNSEFIKQFEKYFRGRYILHLNDKEGTKVTSGASFSDRVKALFEL
- a CDS encoding ATP-grasp domain-containing protein; its protein translation is MKKIRWIVQENNYATADRDKIIAACQQLQLPYELVQVIPFATTLPDFSIDKHHENIYYGSTTMMERVYNDLGQPAGLFYDETTFTMGNYINQWKASMLSSEGEVLIFKQLRERDYPQDTRFFIRPNADSKAFAGMVLTFAEIKSWYDKVVQNEAETVNATTEIFFSTAYHIEKEWRNIVVNGKVVTSTAYRKSFELYKSATDVPPEMIRFVEERCREYQPHDIFAMDVAKCSGEHEYYIIECGCANSIGFYHCDIFAYVKHIGEFLAAKINNKHQA